From Phycodurus eques isolate BA_2022a chromosome 13, UOR_Pequ_1.1, whole genome shotgun sequence, a single genomic window includes:
- the rpap2 gene encoding putative RNA polymerase II subunit B1 CTD phosphatase rpap2 isoform X2 — METEERRILPKAAKKGGEHAKQLSAEEEARRDVIRETLRERLELEKRALQVVQRLIEDSVSDDFLLDCAKLITAANYKDVVEERFITKLCGYPLCANKLGKIPKQQYKISTKTNKVYDITERKSFCSNFCYKASKEFELQISKTPLWLRKDERPPEIKLRKKGDIGSSGEEVCLTAICLQEDDIEQPLITQHEDPGERSFTASHSDSSDDEREQDFIPRVVSREQRPRVHWGDRPKCKNEGERVGRLEAERRKVESRRRQQKQKVEKEGKMTRDESFASETNHEEVREEAKVNEVTDQLKSCSLHAATPPHKAFTTPPTTSSLTESTHQSESISQNGRDLVELNADSLPSLNIIHVGMSKRGATGLCSLLKNHGPATKHNLIGEALLESLRVTLNDWLTDESIKFLHGADRTLGSPSTYMKEEEQEEEELDEDDLEDDVTEGTGGGEQRRAVVAAPDYETLKRETQHMVLKVREFYKGIWIVPEDAEKMNGNEVTIQDQSTSDSTCLPLVDSKAQHVIQKRITVEKLASCLRNIVGPLSLTLSDITSDLNNLVRTFRFTNTNIIHKPPEWTLIAVVLLHLLSSVSPVVGEALKTPSSVSYVNTLMEELGLQQQDLLNLLQPFKTPPH; from the exons ATGGAGACCGAGGAAAGGAGAATTCTCCCGAAAGCGGCTAAAAAAG GTGGAGAACACGCCAAGCAGCTGAGTGCGGAAGAAGAAGCAAGGAG AGATGTGATCCGGGAAACGCTGAGAGAGAGACTGGAACTGGAGAAAAGAGCCCTACAGGTGGTACAGCGTCTCATAGAGGACAGCGTGTCTGATGACTTCCTGCTCGACTGT GCCAAGTTAATCACCGCTGCTAATTACAAAGATGTTGTGGAGGAAAGATTCATCACCAAATTGTGTGGTTATCCTTTGTGTGCAAATAAATTGGGAAAG ATCCCAAAGCAACAGTACAAAATCTCGACTAAGACCAATAAGGTGTATGACATAACGGAACGCAAG TCTTTTTGCAGTAACTTTTGCTATAAAGCATCCAAAGAATTTGAGCTGCAGATATCAAAGACCCCACTCTGGCTTCGGAAGGATGAGAG ACCTCCAGAAATCAAGCTGAGGAAGAAAGGCGACAT CGGAAGTTCTGGTGAGGAGGTGTGTCTGACAGCGATATGCCTCCAAGAGGATGACATTGAACAACCCTTGATTACTCAACATGAGGACCCGGGGGAGCGTTCCTTCACAGCCAGCCACAGCGACAGCAGCGACGACGAACGGGAGCAGGACTTCATTCCCAGGGTGGTTTCCCGGGAACAGAGACCCAGGGTGCACTGGGGTGACCggccaaaatgtaaaaatgaaggtGAACGAGTTGGACGTCTGGAGGCAGAAAGGAGAAAGGTAGAAAGCAGACGGCGTCAACAAAAGCAGAAAGTAGAAAAGGAAGGCAAAATGACACGAGATGAGTCTTTTGCAAGTGAAACGAACCATGAAGAAGTGCGTGAGGAAGCCAAAGTGAACGAGGTGACGGATCAACTGAAGTCATGCAGCCTCCATGCTGCAACACCCCCTCACAAAGCCTTCACAACTCCCCCAACCACTTCTAGTCTTACTGAATCAACTCACCAAAGTGAAAGCATTTCACAAAATGGCCGAGATCTGGTCGAGTTGAATGCAGACAGCCTGCCCAGCCTCAATATCATCCATGTAGGGATGAGCAAGCGAGGGGCCACGGGGTTATGTAGTCTTCTCAAGAACCACGGCCCAGCAACAAAACACAACCTGATTGGAGAGGCTCTCCTCGAATCCTTAAGAGTGACACTGAACGATTGGCTCACAGACGAGAGCATTAAATTCCTGCACGGTGCTGACCGTACGCTTGGCTCGCCCTCTACGTACATGAAAGAagaagagcaggaggaggaggaattaGATGAAGATGACCTTGAGGATGATGTGACTGAGGGGACCGGAGGAGGGGAGCAGAGGAGAGCCGTAGTGGCAGCTCCGGACTATGAGACACTCAAAAGGGAAACCCAGCATATGGTACTCAAGGTCAGAGAGTTTTACAAAGGCATCTGGATTGTGCCTGAGGACGCAGAGAAGATGAATGGAAATGAG GTAACCATCCAGGACCAAAGCACAAGTGACTCCACATGTCTGCCGCTGGTTGACTCCAAAGCTCAGCATGTCATCCAGAAGCGAATCACGGTGGAGAAGCTGGCCAGCTG TCTCAGAAACATTGTGGGCCCGCTGAGTCTCACTCTGAGTGACATCACCAGTGACCTCAACAACCTGGTCAGGACATTCAG GTTTACCAACACCAACATCATCCACAAACCTCCTGAATGGACGCTCATTGCTGTAGTGCTTCTCCATCT
- the rpap2 gene encoding putative RNA polymerase II subunit B1 CTD phosphatase rpap2 isoform X1, with product METEERRILPKAAKKGGEHAKQLSAEEEARRRDVIRETLRERLELEKRALQVVQRLIEDSVSDDFLLDCAKLITAANYKDVVEERFITKLCGYPLCANKLGKIPKQQYKISTKTNKVYDITERKSFCSNFCYKASKEFELQISKTPLWLRKDERPPEIKLRKKGDIGSSGEEVCLTAICLQEDDIEQPLITQHEDPGERSFTASHSDSSDDEREQDFIPRVVSREQRPRVHWGDRPKCKNEGERVGRLEAERRKVESRRRQQKQKVEKEGKMTRDESFASETNHEEVREEAKVNEVTDQLKSCSLHAATPPHKAFTTPPTTSSLTESTHQSESISQNGRDLVELNADSLPSLNIIHVGMSKRGATGLCSLLKNHGPATKHNLIGEALLESLRVTLNDWLTDESIKFLHGADRTLGSPSTYMKEEEQEEEELDEDDLEDDVTEGTGGGEQRRAVVAAPDYETLKRETQHMVLKVREFYKGIWIVPEDAEKMNGNEVTIQDQSTSDSTCLPLVDSKAQHVIQKRITVEKLASCLRNIVGPLSLTLSDITSDLNNLVRTFRFTNTNIIHKPPEWTLIAVVLLHLLSSVSPVVGEALKTPSSVSYVNTLMEELGLQQQDLLNLLQPFKTPPH from the exons ATGGAGACCGAGGAAAGGAGAATTCTCCCGAAAGCGGCTAAAAAAG GTGGAGAACACGCCAAGCAGCTGAGTGCGGAAGAAGAAGCAAGGAG GAGAGATGTGATCCGGGAAACGCTGAGAGAGAGACTGGAACTGGAGAAAAGAGCCCTACAGGTGGTACAGCGTCTCATAGAGGACAGCGTGTCTGATGACTTCCTGCTCGACTGT GCCAAGTTAATCACCGCTGCTAATTACAAAGATGTTGTGGAGGAAAGATTCATCACCAAATTGTGTGGTTATCCTTTGTGTGCAAATAAATTGGGAAAG ATCCCAAAGCAACAGTACAAAATCTCGACTAAGACCAATAAGGTGTATGACATAACGGAACGCAAG TCTTTTTGCAGTAACTTTTGCTATAAAGCATCCAAAGAATTTGAGCTGCAGATATCAAAGACCCCACTCTGGCTTCGGAAGGATGAGAG ACCTCCAGAAATCAAGCTGAGGAAGAAAGGCGACAT CGGAAGTTCTGGTGAGGAGGTGTGTCTGACAGCGATATGCCTCCAAGAGGATGACATTGAACAACCCTTGATTACTCAACATGAGGACCCGGGGGAGCGTTCCTTCACAGCCAGCCACAGCGACAGCAGCGACGACGAACGGGAGCAGGACTTCATTCCCAGGGTGGTTTCCCGGGAACAGAGACCCAGGGTGCACTGGGGTGACCggccaaaatgtaaaaatgaaggtGAACGAGTTGGACGTCTGGAGGCAGAAAGGAGAAAGGTAGAAAGCAGACGGCGTCAACAAAAGCAGAAAGTAGAAAAGGAAGGCAAAATGACACGAGATGAGTCTTTTGCAAGTGAAACGAACCATGAAGAAGTGCGTGAGGAAGCCAAAGTGAACGAGGTGACGGATCAACTGAAGTCATGCAGCCTCCATGCTGCAACACCCCCTCACAAAGCCTTCACAACTCCCCCAACCACTTCTAGTCTTACTGAATCAACTCACCAAAGTGAAAGCATTTCACAAAATGGCCGAGATCTGGTCGAGTTGAATGCAGACAGCCTGCCCAGCCTCAATATCATCCATGTAGGGATGAGCAAGCGAGGGGCCACGGGGTTATGTAGTCTTCTCAAGAACCACGGCCCAGCAACAAAACACAACCTGATTGGAGAGGCTCTCCTCGAATCCTTAAGAGTGACACTGAACGATTGGCTCACAGACGAGAGCATTAAATTCCTGCACGGTGCTGACCGTACGCTTGGCTCGCCCTCTACGTACATGAAAGAagaagagcaggaggaggaggaattaGATGAAGATGACCTTGAGGATGATGTGACTGAGGGGACCGGAGGAGGGGAGCAGAGGAGAGCCGTAGTGGCAGCTCCGGACTATGAGACACTCAAAAGGGAAACCCAGCATATGGTACTCAAGGTCAGAGAGTTTTACAAAGGCATCTGGATTGTGCCTGAGGACGCAGAGAAGATGAATGGAAATGAG GTAACCATCCAGGACCAAAGCACAAGTGACTCCACATGTCTGCCGCTGGTTGACTCCAAAGCTCAGCATGTCATCCAGAAGCGAATCACGGTGGAGAAGCTGGCCAGCTG TCTCAGAAACATTGTGGGCCCGCTGAGTCTCACTCTGAGTGACATCACCAGTGACCTCAACAACCTGGTCAGGACATTCAG GTTTACCAACACCAACATCATCCACAAACCTCCTGAATGGACGCTCATTGCTGTAGTGCTTCTCCATCT
- the rpap2 gene encoding putative RNA polymerase II subunit B1 CTD phosphatase rpap2 isoform X3, which translates to METEERRILPKAAKKGGEHAKQLSAEEEARRRDVIRETLRERLELEKRALQVVQRLIEDSVSDDFLLDCAKLITAANYKDVVEERFITKLCGYPLCANKLGKIPKQQYKISTKTNKVYDITERKSFCSNFCYKASKEFELQISKTPLWLRKDERPPEIKLRKKGDIGSSGEEVCLTAICLQEDDIEQPLITQHEDPGERSFTASHSDSSDDEREQDFIPRVVSREQRPRVHWGDRPKCKNEGERVGRLEAERRKVESRRRQQKQKVEKEGKMTRDESFASETNHEEVREEAKVNEVTDQLKSCSLHAATPPHKAFTTPPTTSSLTESTHQSESISQNGRDLVELNADSLPSLNIIHVGMSKRGATGLCSLLKNHGPATKHNLIGEALLESLRVTLNDWLTDESIKFLHGADRTLGSPSTYMKEEEQEEEELDEDDLEDDVTEGTGGGEQRRAVVAAPDYETLKRETQHMVLKVREFYKGIWIVPEDAEKMNGNEVTIQDQSTSDSTCLPLVDSKAQHVIQKRITVEKLASCLRNIVGPLSLTLSDITSDLNNLVVQCVSSGWRSLEDAFISFIRKHPHGRAGPTAARPVEPSPAI; encoded by the exons ATGGAGACCGAGGAAAGGAGAATTCTCCCGAAAGCGGCTAAAAAAG GTGGAGAACACGCCAAGCAGCTGAGTGCGGAAGAAGAAGCAAGGAG GAGAGATGTGATCCGGGAAACGCTGAGAGAGAGACTGGAACTGGAGAAAAGAGCCCTACAGGTGGTACAGCGTCTCATAGAGGACAGCGTGTCTGATGACTTCCTGCTCGACTGT GCCAAGTTAATCACCGCTGCTAATTACAAAGATGTTGTGGAGGAAAGATTCATCACCAAATTGTGTGGTTATCCTTTGTGTGCAAATAAATTGGGAAAG ATCCCAAAGCAACAGTACAAAATCTCGACTAAGACCAATAAGGTGTATGACATAACGGAACGCAAG TCTTTTTGCAGTAACTTTTGCTATAAAGCATCCAAAGAATTTGAGCTGCAGATATCAAAGACCCCACTCTGGCTTCGGAAGGATGAGAG ACCTCCAGAAATCAAGCTGAGGAAGAAAGGCGACAT CGGAAGTTCTGGTGAGGAGGTGTGTCTGACAGCGATATGCCTCCAAGAGGATGACATTGAACAACCCTTGATTACTCAACATGAGGACCCGGGGGAGCGTTCCTTCACAGCCAGCCACAGCGACAGCAGCGACGACGAACGGGAGCAGGACTTCATTCCCAGGGTGGTTTCCCGGGAACAGAGACCCAGGGTGCACTGGGGTGACCggccaaaatgtaaaaatgaaggtGAACGAGTTGGACGTCTGGAGGCAGAAAGGAGAAAGGTAGAAAGCAGACGGCGTCAACAAAAGCAGAAAGTAGAAAAGGAAGGCAAAATGACACGAGATGAGTCTTTTGCAAGTGAAACGAACCATGAAGAAGTGCGTGAGGAAGCCAAAGTGAACGAGGTGACGGATCAACTGAAGTCATGCAGCCTCCATGCTGCAACACCCCCTCACAAAGCCTTCACAACTCCCCCAACCACTTCTAGTCTTACTGAATCAACTCACCAAAGTGAAAGCATTTCACAAAATGGCCGAGATCTGGTCGAGTTGAATGCAGACAGCCTGCCCAGCCTCAATATCATCCATGTAGGGATGAGCAAGCGAGGGGCCACGGGGTTATGTAGTCTTCTCAAGAACCACGGCCCAGCAACAAAACACAACCTGATTGGAGAGGCTCTCCTCGAATCCTTAAGAGTGACACTGAACGATTGGCTCACAGACGAGAGCATTAAATTCCTGCACGGTGCTGACCGTACGCTTGGCTCGCCCTCTACGTACATGAAAGAagaagagcaggaggaggaggaattaGATGAAGATGACCTTGAGGATGATGTGACTGAGGGGACCGGAGGAGGGGAGCAGAGGAGAGCCGTAGTGGCAGCTCCGGACTATGAGACACTCAAAAGGGAAACCCAGCATATGGTACTCAAGGTCAGAGAGTTTTACAAAGGCATCTGGATTGTGCCTGAGGACGCAGAGAAGATGAATGGAAATGAG GTAACCATCCAGGACCAAAGCACAAGTGACTCCACATGTCTGCCGCTGGTTGACTCCAAAGCTCAGCATGTCATCCAGAAGCGAATCACGGTGGAGAAGCTGGCCAGCTG TCTCAGAAACATTGTGGGCCCGCTGAGTCTCACTCTGAGTGACATCACCAGTGACCTCAACAACCTG